In Streptomyces sp. RFCAC02, the following proteins share a genomic window:
- a CDS encoding HEAT repeat domain-containing protein — protein MFASPTETDIAPGGSLLGLLQRGRGDGWLHALAAPRAEAVAAVDHCVLHDPRHDWQLEHRSLYYARLYAELDAGLDAIAAHLADPDDLLLPDEERTGLALSVLGHLTGLTHSSGSTAARLNTSALALLRQYAVHGANWRWALDELAVHDDDAGLAAIGPAVLARFPAGEEGDAALAAAVRDAFEPRPWHLWARDPARPAQRARLARALEAGSFDRWQRQLRPPGPRPGWSVGAVLAWAQDGWDSVPRQWREAPAARCLGAVAGPGDRPELLAAAADGAPAARAAALRHLAERDDPDVCPLIEAAATAPDADVARAALTAFTRMCGPDALAHARRWARRDDALGTTAATVLARRGDPGDAPAVLDALRRALRRHGAQAEELRPLIEGAGRLGIRGAVPVLRRVYRETASSRLRGEAAGALAVTDPSFAAGFAVECLWDCEEDTRATGARHATTVDARVVERLRRLAADPAEQADVQTAVRGRLGGRPGGTRAPSDRGA, from the coding sequence ATGTTCGCCAGTCCCACCGAAACCGACATAGCGCCCGGCGGAAGCCTTCTCGGGCTCCTCCAGCGAGGGCGCGGCGACGGCTGGCTGCACGCGCTGGCCGCCCCCCGGGCGGAGGCGGTGGCCGCCGTCGACCACTGCGTGCTGCACGACCCCCGCCACGACTGGCAGCTCGAACACCGCTCGCTCTACTACGCCCGTCTCTACGCCGAGCTGGACGCCGGCCTCGACGCCATCGCCGCCCACCTCGCCGACCCGGACGACCTGCTCCTGCCCGACGAGGAACGCACCGGCCTCGCCCTGTCCGTCCTCGGCCACCTCACCGGCCTCACCCACAGCTCCGGGTCCACCGCCGCGCGCCTCAACACCAGCGCCCTCGCCCTCCTGCGCCAGTACGCCGTCCACGGCGCGAACTGGCGGTGGGCGCTCGACGAACTCGCCGTCCACGACGACGACGCGGGCCTCGCCGCGATCGGCCCGGCCGTCCTGGCCCGCTTCCCGGCCGGTGAGGAGGGGGACGCGGCGCTCGCCGCCGCCGTCCGCGACGCGTTCGAGCCCCGCCCCTGGCACCTGTGGGCGCGGGACCCGGCCCGGCCGGCCCAGCGCGCCCGCCTCGCCCGCGCCCTGGAGGCCGGGTCCTTCGACCGCTGGCAGCGGCAGCTCCGCCCGCCGGGGCCGCGCCCCGGATGGAGCGTCGGCGCCGTCCTCGCCTGGGCGCAGGACGGCTGGGACAGCGTGCCGCGCCAGTGGCGCGAGGCCCCCGCCGCCCGCTGCCTCGGCGCGGTCGCGGGTCCGGGCGACCGCCCGGAGCTGCTGGCCGCGGCGGCGGACGGCGCCCCCGCCGCCCGCGCCGCCGCGCTCCGCCACCTCGCCGAGCGCGACGACCCGGACGTCTGCCCCCTCATCGAGGCGGCCGCCACCGCGCCCGACGCGGACGTCGCACGCGCCGCGCTGACCGCCTTCACCCGCATGTGCGGCCCCGACGCGCTGGCCCACGCCAGGCGGTGGGCGCGCCGCGACGACGCGCTCGGCACCACGGCCGCCACCGTCCTGGCCCGCCGCGGCGACCCGGGCGACGCGCCCGCCGTGCTGGACGCCCTGCGCCGCGCCCTGCGGCGGCACGGAGCGCAGGCCGAGGAGCTGCGGCCCCTGATCGAGGGCGCGGGCCGGCTCGGGATCCGGGGCGCCGTGCCCGTCCTGCGCCGTGTGTACCGGGAGACGGCCTCCTCACGGCTGCGCGGGGAGGCGGCCGGCGCGCTCGCCGTGACGGACCCGTCGTTCGCCGCCGGGTTCGCCGTCGAGTGCCTCTGGGACTGCGAGGAGGACACCCGCGCGACCGGCGCGCGGCACGCCACCACCGTGGACGCCCGTGTCGTGGAGCGCCTGCGCCGCCTCGCCGCCGATCCCGCCGAGCAGGCGGACGTGCAGACGGCCGTGCGCGGCCGGCTCGGCGGGCGGCCCGGCGGCACCCGCGCGCCCTCCGACCGGGGGGCGTGA
- a CDS encoding SpoIIE family protein phosphatase — protein MERLDATGGGLERQGAEPEAEAGRAEWNLLTDAVQWSPGLFTLFGRTPGEGPLTLDELPSWLPAEDQPTLTAAVTQCLVDGRPMDCVFRVHRSDGSFRTVRMAGEPVLDEGGDTVALWALIGHAAGDAGAAEAGERIDLAVDDAALTAWPGGASAGGRAARGPGTLELAARRLPADGAPGLAPGPGGKWLDALDLPDGGLLLTVGDLSGRGATAEADMATALGGIRGIALTGAGPAALLGHLNHLLDGGARPVLASALCCRYEPGARLLTWAQAGHPAPLLYRSGRGRALPRPRGTLLGAMPDTTYAERVDDLEPGDVLVLHTDGLFSDIAGDVADGALDSGPGHRADPRLLGLAARLTEATTAAEALDVITEARNAAGDGAEEACVLVARVRR, from the coding sequence ATGGAACGGCTCGATGCAACGGGCGGCGGTCTGGAGCGCCAGGGCGCCGAGCCGGAGGCCGAGGCGGGCCGCGCCGAGTGGAACCTGCTGACCGACGCGGTCCAGTGGTCGCCCGGCCTGTTCACCCTCTTCGGCCGGACGCCCGGCGAGGGTCCCCTGACGCTCGACGAGTTGCCGTCGTGGCTGCCCGCCGAGGACCAGCCGACGCTGACGGCGGCCGTCACACAGTGCCTGGTGGACGGGCGGCCGATGGACTGCGTCTTCCGCGTGCACCGGTCGGACGGCTCGTTCCGCACGGTGCGGATGGCGGGCGAACCGGTGCTGGACGAGGGCGGCGACACGGTGGCCCTGTGGGCGCTCATCGGGCACGCGGCCGGTGACGCCGGCGCGGCGGAGGCGGGCGAGCGGATCGATCTCGCGGTGGACGACGCCGCGTTGACGGCGTGGCCGGGAGGTGCGTCGGCCGGCGGGCGCGCGGCCCGCGGCCCGGGGACGCTCGAGCTGGCCGCGCGCCGCCTGCCGGCCGACGGTGCACCCGGCCTGGCGCCCGGCCCCGGCGGCAAGTGGCTCGACGCGCTCGACCTGCCGGACGGCGGCCTGCTGCTGACCGTGGGCGACCTGTCCGGCCGCGGCGCGACGGCGGAGGCCGACATGGCGACGGCGCTCGGCGGCATCCGGGGCATCGCGCTGACCGGCGCGGGCCCGGCCGCCCTGCTCGGCCACCTGAACCACCTGCTCGACGGGGGCGCGCGGCCGGTTCTGGCGAGCGCCCTGTGCTGCCGCTACGAGCCGGGCGCGCGGCTGCTCACGTGGGCGCAGGCGGGCCACCCCGCGCCGCTGCTGTACCGGTCGGGGCGCGGCAGGGCACTGCCGCGGCCGCGGGGCACGCTGCTGGGCGCGATGCCGGACACCACGTACGCCGAACGTGTGGACGACCTGGAGCCCGGTGACGTACTGGTCCTCCATACGGACGGTCTGTTTTCGGACATCGCCGGGGACGTGGCGGACGGCGCCCTCGACAGCGGTCCCGGGCACCGGGCGGACCCGCGGCTGCTCGGCCTCGCGGCGCGGCTGACCGAGGCGACGACCGCCGCGGAGGCCCTGGACGTGATCACCGAGGCACGGAACGCGGCCGGTGACGGGGCCGAGGAGGCATGCGTCCTGGTGGCACGCGTCCGGCGGTAG
- a CDS encoding cyclic nucleotide-binding domain-containing protein, with product MTAPRRLLRALPPDHRDRLMALAREVTFDQGDRLFEERGRADRFWIIRSGTVRLDLRLGGRRPVAVSSLDTGDMLGWSWLFPPHEWDFGAEALSPVRAYEFGGAAVQELCDEDPAFGYTLLRVVAEILASRVRTERTRLLDLFAPHAGGGPRPAP from the coding sequence ATGACCGCACCGCGACGGCTCCTGCGCGCGCTGCCCCCGGACCACCGGGACCGGCTGATGGCGCTGGCCCGCGAGGTCACCTTCGACCAGGGCGACCGCCTCTTCGAGGAGCGGGGGCGGGCCGACCGGTTCTGGATCATCCGGTCGGGCACGGTCCGGCTCGACCTGCGCCTCGGCGGGCGGCGGCCGGTGGCGGTGTCGTCGCTCGACACCGGCGACATGCTGGGCTGGTCCTGGCTGTTCCCGCCGCACGAGTGGGACTTCGGCGCGGAGGCGCTGAGTCCGGTGCGGGCGTACGAGTTCGGCGGGGCCGCCGTCCAGGAGCTGTGCGACGAGGACCCGGCGTTCGGCTACACCCTGCTGCGCGTGGTCGCGGAGATCCTGGCGTCCCGGGTGCGGACGGAACGCACGCGGCTGCTCGACCTGTTCGCGCCGCACGCGGGCGGCGGGCCGCGGCCCGCCCCCTGA
- a CDS encoding SpoIIE family protein phosphatase, whose amino-acid sequence MPGLLADPDSWAGMTRADGSVHRAVPLRHPGGAVTEARLDLFPLDVPDDALSRYLVVLTPGPAARRRQEDQALLRALFAQNQVGIAIHDETLAITRMNLPPGRHPDATGPLRALPLPQPLGALVVPEDAGPLQERLDHVARTGEPLIYSEHPARLVSAPDRERVLAVTALRLKDADQHVLGIVSLFTDITEQHQARRRMAILHRASERIGPSLDVQRNAHELAAVLVPGFADLATVDLGAAVLAGDEPGPSLLGPPVRRVAAVSADGHWPAGLRRTGALFRVDALPDLPGGTGVVLEPHWDNLRVTPLGPTAQDEAAGPGDGRGVLSGEPGSGLLVPLRARGQQLGVLALWRSPARPRFTRQDADLIEEIGSRAALSLDNARRYTREHRTLESLQRSLLPQPVIELPGAHSAGSYLPAVTAAGIGGSWYDVIPLSSARVAFVIGTVAGHGLGATATMGRLRTAVQTLADMDLAPDELLTRLDDLATRLADTAPPAAAGEDGGRPDGSGAAAGGAVGTSCLYCVYDPVTSQCVLAAAGRIAPLVAAPGRPAEEIALKAGPPLGVGGVPFESVRIGVEPDSLLVLHSGELVAPGPARPPAERRRDLLRARVTEEAAGERSPADIGESLLDALLPDRAPSNDVALLVARVQPLPPGATADWEFPADAEVVGRARDAVIDQLKDWDLTGNAFPTELIVSELVTNAIRYAGGPIGLRLILNDTLVCEVSDPSETQPHLRRARPTDEGGRGLFLVAQLARRWGSRYTGAGKTIWTEQSLERG is encoded by the coding sequence ATGCCCGGGCTGCTGGCCGACCCGGACTCCTGGGCCGGCATGACCCGCGCCGACGGCAGCGTCCACCGGGCCGTACCGCTGCGGCACCCGGGCGGCGCCGTGACGGAGGCGCGGCTCGACCTCTTCCCCCTGGACGTCCCCGACGACGCCCTGTCGCGGTACCTCGTCGTCCTCACCCCCGGGCCCGCCGCGCGGCGCCGGCAGGAGGACCAGGCCCTGCTGCGCGCCCTGTTCGCGCAGAACCAGGTCGGCATCGCCATCCACGACGAGACCCTGGCCATCACGCGCATGAACCTGCCGCCGGGCCGCCACCCCGACGCCACAGGCCCCCTGCGCGCCCTGCCGCTGCCCCAGCCGCTCGGCGCCCTCGTCGTCCCCGAGGACGCCGGTCCGCTTCAGGAACGCCTCGACCACGTGGCGCGCACCGGTGAGCCGCTCATCTACTCCGAGCACCCCGCCCGCCTCGTGTCGGCGCCCGACCGCGAGCGGGTCCTCGCCGTCACGGCCCTCCGGCTGAAGGACGCCGACCAGCACGTCCTCGGCATCGTCAGCCTGTTCACCGACATCACGGAGCAGCACCAGGCGCGCCGCCGCATGGCGATCCTGCACCGGGCCAGCGAACGCATCGGCCCGTCCCTCGACGTGCAGCGCAACGCCCACGAGCTGGCCGCCGTCCTCGTCCCCGGCTTCGCCGACCTCGCCACCGTGGACCTCGGGGCGGCCGTCCTCGCCGGCGACGAGCCGGGACCCTCGCTCCTCGGCCCGCCCGTGCGCCGCGTCGCCGCCGTGTCGGCGGACGGCCACTGGCCGGCCGGCCTGCGCAGGACCGGGGCGCTGTTCCGCGTGGACGCCCTGCCGGATCTGCCGGGCGGCACCGGCGTCGTCCTGGAACCGCACTGGGACAACCTGCGCGTCACCCCGCTCGGGCCGACGGCGCAGGACGAGGCGGCCGGCCCCGGCGACGGCAGGGGCGTGCTGTCCGGTGAACCCGGCTCCGGGCTCCTCGTCCCGCTGCGCGCCCGGGGGCAGCAGCTGGGCGTCCTCGCGCTGTGGCGGTCGCCCGCGCGGCCCCGCTTCACCCGCCAGGACGCCGACCTGATCGAGGAGATCGGCTCCCGCGCCGCCCTCAGCCTCGACAACGCCCGCCGCTACACCCGCGAGCACCGCACCCTGGAGAGCCTCCAGCGCAGCCTGCTGCCCCAGCCCGTGATCGAACTGCCCGGGGCGCACAGCGCGGGCAGCTACCTGCCCGCCGTGACGGCGGCGGGCATCGGCGGGAGCTGGTACGACGTCATCCCGCTGTCGTCGGCGCGCGTCGCGTTCGTCATCGGCACGGTCGCCGGGCACGGCCTGGGCGCGACGGCCACCATGGGACGGCTGCGGACCGCCGTGCAGACCCTCGCCGACATGGACCTGGCGCCGGACGAACTCCTCACGCGGCTCGACGACCTCGCGACCCGGCTGGCCGACACCGCGCCCCCCGCCGCGGCCGGCGAGGACGGCGGGCGGCCGGACGGCAGCGGCGCCGCTGCCGGCGGCGCCGTCGGCACGAGCTGCCTGTACTGCGTCTACGACCCCGTCACCAGCCAGTGCGTCCTGGCCGCCGCCGGCCGCATCGCCCCCCTCGTCGCCGCGCCCGGACGTCCCGCCGAGGAGATCGCCCTCAAGGCGGGACCGCCCCTCGGCGTCGGCGGCGTCCCGTTCGAGTCGGTCCGCATCGGCGTCGAACCGGACAGCCTCCTCGTCCTCCACAGCGGGGAACTCGTCGCCCCCGGGCCGGCGCGACCACCCGCGGAGCGCCGCCGCGACCTGCTGCGTGCCCGCGTCACCGAGGAGGCGGCCGGCGAACGCTCCCCGGCCGACATCGGGGAATCCCTGCTGGACGCCCTGCTGCCGGACCGCGCCCCGTCGAACGACGTGGCCCTCCTCGTCGCCCGCGTGCAGCCGCTGCCGCCCGGCGCCACCGCCGACTGGGAGTTCCCCGCCGACGCCGAGGTCGTCGGCCGCGCCCGCGACGCCGTCATCGACCAGCTGAAGGACTGGGACCTCACCGGCAACGCCTTCCCCACCGAACTCATCGTCAGCGAACTGGTCACCAACGCCATCCGCTACGCGGGCGGCCCCATCGGCCTGCGGCTCATCCTGAACGACACCCTCGTGTGCGAGGTCTCCGACCCCAGCGAGACCCAGCCGCACCTGCGCCGGGCACGCCCCACCGACGAGGGCGGACGCGGCCTGTTCCTCGTCGCCCAGCTCGCCCGCCGCTGGGGCAGCAGGTACACCGGCGCGGGCAAGACCATCTGGACCGAGCAGTCGCTGGAGCGGGGCTGA
- a CDS encoding aminoglycoside phosphotransferase family protein, producing the protein MYPSPPPVATRPRPRPRVPSVGRTAAGLDDRAHGPRRAAPAGGRLDFSGARGERLRAALAAVSEICPDFSAARVLADDGTMLVLAGMTGRRAVVAKCLAGPNGARAERFRLEIGAYRTFVRLRPPVRVPRLIADDPHRCTLVTEFVPGRTAVPRRHPSAPPATTDQRATLQALGRVNSWQPPEGAFPDAVNYPAQLARYNALGLLADRDMSDLHTLLCGLARRGRQELPREFCHGAARLENVVLSPAGPVLLGWESAGWYLPGYDLATLWTDLGDVPVTRRRISQLAHASGPGGRDAFLVNLTLVLTREIRRCEENVQRAMRNTVTAPTGGLSYGEEQRLRLRRLHDDWALARRAVRAAVGTR; encoded by the coding sequence ATGTATCCGTCACCCCCTCCCGTCGCCACCCGGCCCCGGCCGCGTCCCCGCGTCCCGTCGGTCGGCCGGACCGCCGCGGGACTCGACGACCGCGCCCACGGACCGCGCCGGGCGGCGCCGGCCGGCGGACGGCTGGACTTCTCGGGAGCCCGGGGGGAGCGGCTCCGCGCGGCGCTGGCCGCCGTATCCGAGATCTGCCCCGACTTCTCCGCGGCCCGGGTCCTGGCCGACGACGGGACGATGCTGGTGCTGGCCGGCATGACCGGGCGGCGCGCGGTCGTCGCGAAGTGCCTCGCCGGGCCGAACGGCGCGCGGGCCGAGCGGTTCCGCCTGGAGATAGGGGCGTACCGGACGTTCGTCCGGCTGCGGCCCCCCGTGCGGGTCCCCCGCCTGATCGCCGACGATCCGCACCGCTGCACGCTGGTGACGGAGTTCGTGCCCGGCCGGACGGCCGTGCCGCGCCGCCACCCGTCGGCGCCGCCCGCGACCACCGACCAGCGCGCCACGCTGCAGGCGCTCGGCCGGGTCAATTCCTGGCAGCCGCCGGAGGGCGCGTTCCCCGACGCCGTGAACTATCCGGCGCAGCTCGCCCGTTACAACGCGCTCGGGCTGCTTGCCGACCGGGACATGAGCGACCTGCACACGCTGCTGTGCGGCCTGGCACGGCGCGGCAGGCAGGAGCTGCCGCGGGAGTTCTGCCACGGCGCGGCACGCCTGGAGAACGTCGTGCTGTCGCCGGCCGGGCCGGTGCTGCTGGGCTGGGAGTCCGCCGGCTGGTACCTGCCGGGCTACGACCTGGCGACGCTGTGGACGGACCTGGGCGACGTGCCGGTGACGCGGCGCCGCATCAGCCAGCTCGCGCACGCGTCGGGACCCGGGGGCAGGGACGCGTTCCTCGTGAACCTGACGCTGGTGCTGACGCGCGAGATCCGCCGCTGCGAGGAGAACGTCCAGCGCGCCATGCGCAACACCGTGACCGCGCCCACGGGCGGTCTCTCGTACGGCGAGGAGCAGCGGCTGCGGCTGCGGCGGCTGCACGACGACTGGGCGCTCGCGCGCCGCGCGGTGCGCGCCGCCGTCGGCACCCGCTGA